One Takifugu rubripes chromosome 2, fTakRub1.2, whole genome shotgun sequence genomic region harbors:
- the LOC105418803 gene encoding uncharacterized protein C14orf132, whose product MDLSFMAAQIPMMTGAFMDSSPNDDYSGEHSLFNSSASVHAVTSAASAQGQQDESQSMSSDAIWLWIAIVATVGNIVVVGVVYAFTF is encoded by the coding sequence ATCCCCATGATGACGGGGGCCTTCATGGACTCCTCCCCCAACGACGACTACAGCGGCGAGCATTCGCTCTTCAACTCCTCGGCCAGCGTCCACGCCGTCACCTCAGCGGCCTCTGCCCAGGGCCAGCAGGACGAGTCGCAGTCCATGTCCAGCGACGCCATCTGGCTCTGGATTGCCATCGTCGCCACTGTCGGGAACATAGTGGTCGTGGGCGTGGTCTATGCCTTCACTTTCTGA